A portion of the Faecalibacterium sp. I3-3-89 genome contains these proteins:
- a CDS encoding CPCC family cysteine-rich protein has translation MKKHQCPCCGHFTYTVPPEEDCGYICPVCFWENDPFIASDDDPSDSNHGITLNEAKANYLEFGACEEEMLRYVRPPESDENGHS, from the coding sequence GTTGTGGGCATTTTACCTATACTGTTCCACCGGAAGAAGACTGCGGGTATATTTGCCCCGTTTGCTTTTGGGAAAACGATCCATTTATTGCTTCTGATGATGACCCCAGCGACTCAAACCACGGAATAACTCTAAACGAAGCAAAAGCCAATTATTTGGAATTTGGCGCCTGTGAAGAAGAAATGTTGCGTTATGTTCGTCCGCCCGAAAGCGATGAGAATGGACACTCGTAA